One segment of Mycoplasma sp. E35C DNA contains the following:
- a CDS encoding class I SAM-dependent methyltransferase — MTQKIKAIAKLIDNAFLVADVGCDHGHLGVELINSNRTEYVLNIDINLEPLKQAISNTKKIAGKDRIINIVNDGLKNLSIKNSIDYCVIAGMGVSKITDIISNSVVELKTLILQPERNHIKLRYFLLKNHYQIIDELIIYENKHYYLIIKAIKVDNDFSYSNTDYVLGPILKDKISEELIGYVKEQKALINNIPETARSKLQTIALKEYQTFLSKYAS, encoded by the coding sequence TAGGATGTGATCACGGACATTTAGGGGTTGAATTAATTAATAGTAATCGAACAGAATACGTATTAAATATTGATATCAATCTAGAACCATTAAAACAAGCAATTTCTAATACCAAAAAAATTGCAGGCAAAGATCGTATCATTAATATTGTTAATGATGGATTAAAGAATTTATCAATCAAAAATTCGATTGATTACTGCGTGATTGCTGGAATGGGTGTTTCTAAAATTACTGATATTATCTCTAATTCAGTTGTGGAATTAAAAACCCTTATTTTACAACCAGAAAGAAACCACATTAAATTAAGATATTTCTTATTAAAAAATCATTACCAAATTATTGATGAACTGATTATTTATGAAAATAAACATTATTATTTAATTATCAAAGCAATTAAAGTTGATAATGATTTTTCATATTCAAATACTGATTATGTTTTAGGCCCAATTCTAAAAGATAAGATAAGTGAAGAATTAATTGGTTATGTTAAAGAACAAAAAGCTTTAATTAATAATATTCCTGAAACAGCTAGATCAAAACTTCAAACAATTGCATTAAAAGAATATCAAACATTCTTATCAAAATATGCAAGTTAA